Proteins encoded within one genomic window of Eurosta solidaginis isolate ZX-2024a chromosome 1, ASM4086904v1, whole genome shotgun sequence:
- the LOC137245037 gene encoding zinc finger protein SNAI1 produces MVRSIFSQRYNYAKIRVNEALDDVFRRIPIFPKIAKLPKLKRTYYIATPKPLAEKKNKTKPKHKKLLPSSDWYDSDFIPMTTRYELEMILDTTLMERHSGHNSKGTFSHVYWKTSETDETQPTNTLSTAINDSSADTMSKLKTASNSKSPSIGQPLLAAQAAAATAATTASSAGSSSTPSLSTQSCNTKSEVTETPKYVPEKPRSLAAARESHDFEFAVPELNKRRRNKHLEKSYECEQCHKKFDRPWVLHGHMRLHTGEKPFVCPVESCQKRFADRSNLRAHQRTKGHHNWSYQCPQCTKAFSQENYLSRHSLEACRKFLASHRNG; encoded by the exons ATGGTGCGCAGTATTTTTTCGCAACGTTACAATTACGCTAAAATACGCGTAAACGAAGCATTAGATG ATGTTTTTCGACGCATACCCATTTTTCCCAAGATAGCCAAGCTGCCGAAATTGAAACGCACTTACTACATAGCCACGCCTAAACCGTTAGCCGAGAAGAAGAACAAAACCAAACCTAAGCATAAAAAGTTGTTGCCCTCCTCCGATTG gtATGACAGTGATTTCATACCGATGACAACGCGCTATGAACTCGAAATGATATTGGATACAACGCTTATGGAACGTCATTCCGGACACAACTCAAAGGGCACCTTCAGTCATGTTTATTGGAAAACGAGCGAAACCGATGAGACTCAACCGACGAATACGTTGTCTACCGCCATCAACGACAGCAGCGCTGATACGATGAGCAAATTGAAAACGGCTAGTAATAGCAAGTCACCATCTATTGGTCAACCTTTGCTTGCCGCCCAAGCAGCGGCTGCTACGGCTGCTACGACTGCTAGCTCGGCTGGTTCATCATCAACACCTTCACTTTCAACACAAAGTTGCAACACCAAAAGCGAAGTAACTGAGACGCCGAAGTATGTGCCTGAAAAGCCAAGGAGTTTAGCTGCCGCACGAGAATCACATGACTTTGAATTTGCTGTGCCCGAGTTGAATAAGCGCCGACGCAACAAACATCTCGAGAAGAGCTACGAATGTGAACAGTGCCATAAGAAATTCGATCGTCCTTGGGTATTGCATGGTCATATGCGTTTGCATACGGGCGAAAAACCGTTCGTATGCCCGGTGGAATCGTGTCAGAAGCGTTTTGCGGATCG CTCAAACTTGCGCGCCCATCAACGCACCAAAGGACATCATAATTGGAGTTATCAGTGCCCGCAATGCACTAAGGCTTTCAGTCAGGAGAATTACCTGAGTCGTCATAGTTTGGAGGCGTGCCGCAAATTTCTAGCTTCGCACAGAAATGGCTGA